The Antarcticibacterium flavum genome contains the following window.
TGGGACCGCGGATATAAATACTGCAAGCGTTTTATTTATGAGAGGGTCATCAATCCATATGTAGATATCGAACAGCTGGAGGGAAGGGTTATAAGCTACAAAAGCCTTCTTATTGAGTGGTGTCAAAAAACAAAGAAGAATTTTAATTTCGAGATTTATGATGACACCGGCAACGATGAGGTGAAACACTTTGCCGTAAAACTTAGAATTGAAGGAAGGGTCGTAGCCAAGGCCCGGGCTACCTCTAAAAAGAAGGCAGAGGAAAAAGCTTCAAAAAGAGCTTTTTATGCCCTTCAAAATCGAATAGAAGTAGAATAATAAATCACGGAATACTATAACGTTTTCGTAGATATATCCTAAAAATAGCCCTAAAAATATCATAATTTGGCAATCTTATTTTATCTTTATCACTAAAGATTAGATGTATGTTAGCCCATAAGTTAGTGTTGGAAGATGTGGAAGAAGATTATCATCTACTCGCCCTGCACAGCTCATTGGAAGAGTATAAATTAGCATTTTATCTCAATAAATTTCTCCAGTTCCAGTTAAAACGTGCTGCAGTAGATGTAGATTTTAATCACGGGGAAGTGCAGGCGCTGTATCCTTTATATTCTTTTAAACAACCTGAAAAGTACCGCGCTTTTCATCTCATAAAGAATAAATTCAAAGGGGAAGTAAAAAAGGTAATTAGCTCAGGTTCCCTTTTTGTTGAGGAAGAGGTTTCTCCTCAAATCACATATCTCATACCGGAATTTAAGGATGTGGATTATTTTCTTAAAG
Protein-coding sequences here:
- a CDS encoding IPExxxVDY family protein; translated protein: MLAHKLVLEDVEEDYHLLALHSSLEEYKLAFYLNKFLQFQLKRAAVDVDFNHGEVQALYPLYSFKQPEKYRAFHLIKNKFKGEVKKVISSGSLFVEEEVSPQITYLIPEFKDVDYFLKVEEDLEPREVNALVGKLVSIPHIITAYTVDVDQLKSKNNLILE